CACCGTTGTTCTTGATGCCGTTGCGGCCGAGGACGTTCTTGTAGAAGTCCCAGGTGACCTGGGCGCCGTAGTGGGCGTCCACGGCGGCGTTCTGGTCGGTGGAGGAACTGGAGACGGCGCCGGTGCCCCACTTGTCGTCGGCGTCGGTGAAGAGCGTGCCGGTCGAGGCCGACGTGGAGCGGGCCTTGTTGTAGGTCTTGTGGCCGCCGCGCCCGGCGTCGGTCAGGTTGTACGTCGAGCCCGACAGGGTCGTGCCGAGGGTGACCGTGCCGTTGTACTGGCTGTTGCCGCTGCCGGTCTGGACGGCCTCCCACTCGTACAGCTTCTTGCCGCTCTCCGCGTCGGTGACGACGTGGAGCTGCTGCGGGGTGCCGTCGTGCTGGAAGCCGCCGACGACCGTCTCGTAGGCGAGGACGGGCTTGCCGCTCGCGGCCCAGACGACCTTGCGCGGGGCCTCGTCGGCCGCGCTCTTGGTGGAGCCCTCGGCCTTGGCGGCCTTGAGCGCCTGCTTCTCGGCGGTGGCCTTGGTGACGTCCGCGGTCAGGTCGGAGACCTTGACGGACGCCTTCGTGGCCTTGGTGACGCTCTTGATGTCGCCGGCCTTGGACTCGTGGACGACGAGGTCGCCGCCGAGGACCGGGAGGCCGCCGTAGGTGCGCTCGTAGCGCGTGTGGACGGTGCCGTCGGCGTCCTTGAGGACGTCGCGGACGACCAGTTCCTCCTTGGCGCCCAGGCCTATCTCGTCGGCGGTCTCGGCCGTGGCCGCGTCCGCCTCCTTGATCAGGGCGGTGCGCGCGGCGGGGGTCAGCAGGACCGGGGCTCCGGCCGGCTTGGCCTTGTCCGCGACCGGCGCGGGCTGGGCGGTGGCACCGGTGGTGAGACCGGTGGAGAGCAGCGCGCCGGCGGCGACGGCGGTCGCGATGGCGAGGGTGGTGCGCTGGTGACGCGCGTAGAGAGGACGTCGGGGAGTCACACGAGCTCCTTATGTGGGGGAGTTGCTGCGGTGCTGGTGCGGCGGGTGAGGGAAGAGTGACACCTGGGTCGTGTCCATGTCATGAGGGGGTGATGATGTTGGCCGAAAGTCAACTGTCCGGTGAATGGTGCGCGAACATGAACGGGCGCCGCCCCGGCGGGAATCGACCCACCGGGGCGGCGCCTTTCAGGAACGGCGAGCGCGTGCGCGCGAGCGTCCTACGGGAACGTCAGCTTCCAGCTGTTGATGTACCCGGTGTCCTGTGCCGCGTTGTCCTGGACCCTCAACTGCCAGACGCCGTTGGCCACTTCGGAGGAGGCGTTGACGGTGTACGTGGTGTTGAGGTTGTCCGAGCTGCCGCCGGTGCCGTACGCCTTCATCGTGTACGCCGTGCCGTCGGGGGCGACCAGCTGGACCTGGAGGTCACCGACGTAGGTGTGGACGATGTCCACGGCGACCGCGAGGTTCGAGGGTGCGTTTCCGGTCCGGCCGGAGACCGTGATCGGCGAGGTGACCGCCGCGCCGTTGTCCGGAATCGATACGTCGGTCGTGGACTCGAACGACGTACCGCCGCCCCCGCC
The sequence above is drawn from the Streptomyces griseiscabiei genome and encodes:
- a CDS encoding M4 family metallopeptidase gives rise to the protein MTPRRPLYARHQRTTLAIATAVAAGALLSTGLTTGATAQPAPVADKAKPAGAPVLLTPAARTALIKEADAATAETADEIGLGAKEELVVRDVLKDADGTVHTRYERTYGGLPVLGGDLVVHESKAGDIKSVTKATKASVKVSDLTADVTKATAEKQALKAAKAEGSTKSAADEAPRKVVWAASGKPVLAYETVVGGFQHDGTPQQLHVVTDAESGKKLYEWEAVQTGSGNSQYNGTVTLGTTLSGSTYNLTDAGRGGHKTYNKARSTSASTGTLFTDADDKWGTGAVSSSSTDQNAAVDAHYGAQVTWDFYKNVLGRNGIKNNGVAAYSRVHFGNAYINAFWDDDCFCMTYGDGAGNTKPLTSLDVAGHEMSHGLTSNTAGLNYSGESGGLNEATSDIFGTAVEFYAANSKDPGDYLIGEKVNINGNGTPLRYMDQPSKDGSSANYWSSSLGGLDVHYSSGPANHFFYLLSEGSGAKTINGVSYNSPTSNGATLSGIGRDKAVQIWYKALSTYMTSTTNYKGARTATLNAASSLYGSGSAEYAAVNAAWAAVNVTA